GTAGTCACACTGAGCTTATAGAAAGATTCAGAGTCTTTGTCAAATACATCTATAATTATAGGCTCATTGGGGAAGATATCTTTGATCATTTTTTCATGTAGGAAGGGAAAGCGTCTAAGTATAAAGACTTTTGATATCATTGAACAGTAGATACGGTGATTTACTCTCACAGAATTTCGACGACATAAAAGAGGGGCCAATTTGTCCAGGCCGACCATGTGGTCTAGGTTAATAGAAGggtcataatttatattaattaatagatttataatacCTGAGTGGCAATGACTTATAAAGAATTGATCATTGACTTCAGCTTCTCCACGAAAGTGGTCACAACTAATTCCAggtaaattagaaaataacccTTTAAATGAAGACATTTTCTACGCACTCATTGATCAGAGGATACTCATGATCTAACTACACACTTCTCAATCtctaataaatagaaaatgaaacatttcaatGAAGCAATCTTACTTAAAGACATTAGGTAGAGCTGTTGCTCCGTCAATCTTTTGCTCTTCAACAACGGAGAatctttctttaatattatttactatcaCAAATGAAGAGAAATTGAGGGAAAAAACTACCACCTGTAAGGAGAGAGGCCCTCaattactatatttaatattattgtcttatattacaataaatgaGTTATTGAGTTCATTATTTTAGCAGGGATTGAATGCCCAGCAGATTATAAATTCGGATGTTAAAAAAGTTCGAAATGCTTTTTTGTATCCAGCtaaatattcacaatttttgaCAAGTCAAAATCAACATTCTGcgtataaaaattgaaattattttaataaacgtTTCATTCTTTCTCTTTTAGATATTGCCTAAAATTTCGCAATCCTTTATTGCTACTcattaagtacatttttattttactatttaaatttccaatagacaataataaataataacatacatgttgtgtacaagttgcgatttttgTACAAGCTGTAATTTGTATAAGCAGATTATCTAAGAACTCATCTTTACGTCTcattaagctttttttaagtAATGCCATCAGTGAATTTCCTTTATCAGGATTAATGGTTACTATTATTAGATTTTAATCCATTAAAACTAcgcatttattatgtatttggaagtaatattataactatGGGCATTTAAACATTATAATGCATATTAATCAgtaattttcaatcaaaaagtcaaaaattaagtCATTAATATATTGACCATCCAAGGAATATTCAATTCCTTGCATTATCTAATTAGTCTAAAAGTATAATGATAAGTCATTATTCATCctattttttagttgcaactaGTTGCTCGTACAAGTTACATCCTGTACAAAGCCACAACTTGTACTCGACATAcacaatataataaatctttcCCATTCATTTGGTAAGCCTGCATTAGTTATTCCATCAGCTGTCTTcatgtcaataaataatattgagaaATTTGTAAACATACGCACGTGAAGTCAAGTTaccatttattttctatatattaaattaatttaattagtcaatttagaaataatacgTCGTTGTGATGGTCAAGATGACGAAGAAAAAGGGCTCGGATAAAGTGTCCATGAAAAAGTCGAAAAAGGCTCCATCGAATCCATTTGAACTACGCTTTACAAAAGAGAAATTTAAAGTGTTAGGTCGGAAGCCAACGCATCCTGTGGGAAAACCTGGAGTTTCTAGAGCAAAGTCCATcgataaagtattttttggtttttttatctattagtTCCTcgtccttaattaattatttaccatGATGTAGAGAAACGCCACTCTTCTTCAAGAATATAAACGCCGAAATAAGCAAAATGCGATCGTGGACAAAAGAATTGGTGAAAATGACGGAACAATGGGAGAAGAAGAGAAAATGTTGAAACGCTTTGCCATGGAACGAATGAAGTCGAATGGGAAGCAATCCAAATTCAACTTGGGAGACGATGAAGAAATCCTAACTCACTTTGGACAATCCCTTGCTGAAGTAGAAAGATTTGAGGACCCGAGATCCGAAGATGAAGACgatgataataaaaaacttgattGTGGGTTCTCTCTTTGGGTCTTACTTAGGGTTGTATAATGATTTGTTCTCACATCATTCTTCTAGCTGAATTCGTTGATAAGATGCATTTTGGGGGTTTTATGGAAAAGGCAGACATGGAGTTTGCAGAAGGGAAGGCCAACTCGCGTAAAGAATGGATAGAATCCATGATATCAGATTCTCGGAAGCGAAAGatggaaaaacaaaagaatttgGAAGAGTCTGTAGAATTAACTATGAATTTGGACGCTAAATGGAAGGATATGCTGACTACTCTGAGTGATACGGGTTTCTATACTAAGAAAGTTAAGTTAATTGAACAGGAAGAGAATAAGGATTCCTATGATATGCTTATGAGAGAATTAGTTTTCGAGCCCAAAAAGGCTAAAGCTTCAGATCGGTTAAAAACGGACGAAGAAATTGTTaaggaagaaaaagataaattagaaaagttggAGAAGGATCGATTGGCAAGAATGGAAGGAGCAGTTGAAATGGAAGACGCAGAAAATGAGGAACAGGAAGAAGATGACGATGAAGAAGAGGTCGATGAGGAAGAAGGAACAGATGATGGTGATGATagtgaagaggaagaagaagaggacGGTTTCTCAGATCTTGACGAAGACGAAGCAGAAGAtcttaaagaattaattaagtccaaaaaaaatgctaaaaagaTGCCCACTACAACTACTGTCGAAGCTATTCAATCAGAAATCCCTTATGTGTTCGACGTCCCTGAAGAATACGATCAATTCCTTACTTTATTTGAAGGTCGTTATAGCCCCTCCGACAACGAAACCATTATCTCTCGCATATTAAAATGTAATCACCCCCAACTATCTCCGGATAACAAAGCAAAAATGGAAcgtctttttgtttttcttatacagtACATTCACGACGCTGTATCCGCATATAATCCCtgcaaaaaagttaattccttCGAAAGCAATGCTCTTAAAATCATTATAGTAATTACACCTTATCTCTACGATATCGCCAAGTTTTCCCCCCAGCCTTGTgcaaaagttgttttaaatttactattggAAAAGTATGaagattattgtaaaaatacgAAGGAGTATCCTGGCTTAGATACTGTAAGCTCTCCATTTAATACATATGGATACAGTACATCTAatcataaaaactttaaaatttcagataatatttctcaaattgGCATTTCTGTTGTTTCCATCGTCGGATTTTAGACATCCAGTAGCAACACCTGCTCTGACATTTATTGCGCATATTCTCTCTAGCTCAAAAGTTAATTCGAGGTCTTCTGTTGCTGGAGGTTTATACCTATGTGCTATTTTCTTAgaagtaagtatttttttttcaatattttatccgtttgaaagtattttaaaatttgttcttcaTTGTTTTTCCGACTACATAGTGCATTCAGCTCTCAAAAAGGTACTCTCCAGAGGTTGCAAATTTCCTTCTTGGTATTATACACATGTCCATACCCAAAGCAAAAAACCAAATCATTAAAATTGTTCCGCCTTTTAAGGTTGTTGGTCCTGAGTCGGATTTTTTGTgtaataaagatattaataaGTAAGTTGGAAAAATACTTTGAGAGTTCAGGTtgacaatattattaaaatgtaatatcttctttttgaaaatagaaagaCGGAGTCTAGAACTTTAAAGCTAAGTGATATAATGACCCATGACATAAACCCAGAGTTTTGTATAAGTGCTCTATCTGTCGCGATATCTCTCACCTCTGACTTAGTCGATATTTGGAGTGAACATGCATCCTGCcatgaaatatttgtttcttttgcTCCATTGTTAGATCAGTTACCATGTTCCAA
The Lepeophtheirus salmonis chromosome 10, UVic_Lsal_1.4, whole genome shotgun sequence DNA segment above includes these coding regions:
- the LOC121125637 gene encoding nucleolar protein 14, with translation MVKMTKKKGSDKVSMKKSKKAPSNPFELRFTKEKFKVLGRKPTHPVGKPGVSRAKSIDKRNATLLQEYKRRNKQNAIVDKRIGENDGTMGEEEKMLKRFAMERMKSNGKQSKFNLGDDEEILTHFGQSLAEVERFEDPRSEDEDDDNKKLDSEFVDKMHFGGFMEKADMEFAEGKANSRKEWIESMISDSRKRKMEKQKNLEESVELTMNLDAKWKDMLTTLSDTGFYTKKVKLIEQEENKDSYDMLMRELVFEPKKAKASDRLKTDEEIVKEEKDKLEKLEKDRLARMEGAVEMEDAENEEQEEDDDEEEVDEEEGTDDGDDSEEEEEEDGFSDLDEDEAEDLKELIKSKKNAKKMPTTTTVEAIQSEIPYVFDVPEEYDQFLTLFEGRYSPSDNETIISRILKCNHPQLSPDNKAKMERLFVFLIQYIHDAVSAYNPCKKVNSFESNALKIIIVITPYLYDIAKFSPQPCAKVVLNLLLEKYEDYCKNTKEYPGLDTIIFLKLAFLLFPSSDFRHPVATPALTFIAHILSSSKVNSRSSVAGGLYLCAIFLECIQLSKRYSPEVANFLLGIIHMSIPKAKNQIIKIVPPFKVVGPESDFLCNKDINKKTESRTLKLSDIMTHDINPEFCISALSVAISLTSDLVDIWSEHASCHEIFVSFAPLLDQLPCSNYPKSINRSINDLKKKIQSVSTKKNPIKEPPKKMEMLKLYEPKVVEDYDPFQKKRSGNKEKLENDKFIHKIKREMKGAKKDIRADSAFLAKQKAKELRQRDEERQRKTKEILSGLGNQEGDYRKIVNSKKKKIISNLTVLL